TTTATTTTTTGCATCTATGACAGATTTTATCTCAGCTGAGTAGGtttcaaaccagcccttgttgcaggttctgcctttaccaaatgatgcttctgctgcttcgtcGATGATTGAGCTCAGTGACTTCCAAACTTCATCAATGTCCCCATCGGTGCTTTCCGTTAAGTCTTTGGTGGGTAGAAGTGTTCTAGTGGCAGTGTGAAGTGCTgggatttggcatcattgcttatacAAGGGATGTTGACGTGTGGCGGGCTGTCATGTTTGGATCTGTGGAACTTTCGGGGgcgcaccttcactctgctgctgatcagagagtggtcggtgtcgcaatctGCTCTCTGGTAGgtgtgggtgtgaagaacactgggtaGATTGTGTCTCCttgtgatgactaggtctagttagtgccaatgcctgtaacttgttctccttgactataagcatcaagaaaaccatggtcatgggacaaagtgTTGCATCAGAGACAcacagagcgggagagagagaggagcactgccggagtggaggtttaaaaagcgcaccaaatagaggcctgctacccgacccgaacctgacgggacccgatgacatgacgggttcgggtcgggtcaggccgagtccaggtcgggtcgggccaagtcgggtcggacacacacggtaagcacTCTGCCGGTAGGtactgaaattttaaaaaaagacttacCTGAGCTggcagtccgggatgaaactgagtctgcgcagtgagcgagtgacgtcactatgacatcatcactcacgcgctgcagcttcttgcaggttcggtgaaagtaaggtaagtaaacggatggtcgggtcgggtcgggtccggggctaaattggagggactcgggctgggtcaggctcgggtctgctgtggttcggtcgggttccttTTTCCAAACCTGAGCAGGCGTCTAGCAACAAAAGTCGAGACTCGGAGACCAGagtcagagcgagacagagagaggagcaccgccggagcggaggtttaaaaagcgcgccaaaaagcCAGAGTCGGAGACTGGAGGCAGACATAgcgggagcagagcaggggaaaaaaaactgaaaagtgacatcCGTGTGACTCACAATCTCAGAGAGAGCATGGAAGAagttacctgtttggtgagtatctggtaagtgattaaggtccattttaatcCTAACGTTAAAAATAGTAAAGGAATTAGTGgtgagcttaataaaatatattaaaaggaaaataaaataaaataattgaataaaataattaagtagtcaaTAAAAACACATTAagagtggcaggacaggtgatatgtcacagctgcatgtgggagctcctggataccaGCGTGattcagggcaaacacatctgcagtaagtgtttgcggctcaaagagcttcagctcagagtcattgaactggaatcCGAGCTGCAAACACTGAGGgaatttagttacaagattaggttggagaagctgggcttgttctccttttaCCAAAGGGGATTGAGTTAAGAtctgatcgagatgtacaagattatgactggtttagataaggtagacaaagaaaagctgttcccattagctgatggtagaagtactaggggacacagattaaggttTCAGGCATGATACAATAAGgctgtgaggaagaagtttttttacacagcgaatggtaatgacctggaactcactgcctacgagggtggtgaaagcagagacaatcaatgatttcaaaaggaaattagatgggcacctgagggaaataaacctgcaggattacagggatagagcaggggaatgggactgactggattgttctacagagagctggcatggaatcaaaaagctgaatgtcctccttctgtgctgtaaagacTCATTTGTGTCATCTccacttgtaatttaacccttagagtccaggcatcaggtaaatctacgctgcacttcctccaaggccaatacatccttcctaaggtgtggtgcccagaactgaacacaatactccagctgtggtctaatcagggctttgtgtatctcagtgattttccagtcacactgatacctgaaatcttttcccacagacagaacagacaaacctttttccttccacattcaaaagctgatgatattcaggtcctgattaaTTGAGtggctctgtcagatcttgatatgatgtttggtttgagtttccccatctgcaaatcctccctttctaataccctgtaaaaggagtttacaaaagccatcaccgtcagtccaggatagaaattcacaacattttctcctcctgcttcctggcccaggatggctgAACATGCACCCTGCTGCACATTGTCccgagggaggcaacacaccaccttGGATTCAggtctgcagctgcagaaacgcctgtctattcccctgactattgaatctcctatcactattgctcttccagtcttctttgtgcccccctgtgcagctgagccaaccgtGGTGTCATGGACTTGCTCTGGCTGCACGCCCCAGAGAACCAttattttcctcagtattcagaactaaaaatactggttggagagtggaaTGCACTCAGGGGtcgcctgcacttcctgcctgtttCTTCTCGACGGTCTTTTGGCCATCCATTCCCTCTACCCCTGCATCCTCTTAAAGCTGCAGGGTGACATCTATAAATGttctatccacaaagctctcacctCACAGATGTACCACAGGGACACCAGCTGCTGTTCATTCTCCAaaatccagagctcaagctgctgcaagttttttgttattcattcatgtgatgtgggtgtcgctggctcgacaagtagttattgcccatccctaattgcccttgagaactgaatggctttctacgctgtttcagagggcatttaaaagtcaaccacattgctacggatctggagtcacatgtaggccagaccaggtaaggaaagcagatttcccatctcatgaaccagatggctttttaattccagatttatcaattgaattcaaatttcaccttctgccgtggtgggatttgaacccatgttccagtgaccatacaagtacgccaccgcctccccttcctgCACAAATGGGTCTCTGAAGTTCTCACATCGCACAGGACGTGCACTCGAGGTCTGAGCAGCCCCACCGTTGACAGGAATTTGGAACTTTTAACCGCAATggcttttgtcatcaaaaaggattGTGTAATATATCAGTGTAGTGTGACATgttcaagtgttgaataagtaaagaaaatatatTTGATtacaatttggggtatcagctatttacaaagtgctatttagttaattggggattttttttttaagtttagtggttataataaaagacttaaaatgtgaaatcttgttaaattggtctgggggttcatatcttaaTGGTCTCTCTGAACTTgtaacaactggaaagtgggattaatctGAAtacctctttttcagctggcacagacacaatgggctgaatggcctccttctatgccataaattttCTACATTATCGATTTTctctagcacaggatgtgcactccagaggttagagcagccctgccattcctctatctatttgaTAATAAAACTTGTGACTACGAATAAACCTCACTACTTAAAAATaaaaaagactcaccagctactcatttCCCTTCTGTTGGTGTCAGTTAAATCTAGGGaaactgctccttattctgaggaaaactggaatgtttaatttccagttctgaagaaaggtcactgacctgaaacgttaactctgcttctctctccacagatgctgccagacctactgagcgtttccagcatttcttgtttttatttcagatttccagcatccgcagtatttttcttttaatttaaCTGCCACCTCCTTGGACAAACTTCCTAACTTTGGAGAAAGGTACAATActgaccagccaatcaactcacaggcttcctgactcggCGGCTGAATAGGGGAGGCGCTACACCATCAATTTAATAGTGTCTCCCCCTCCGCCCCCGGGCTCTCGCCGCACATCGGACGAACCCGGCGGCTGTGATTTGAGTCCTGAGAACCGCTGAAACTCAGAGTTGCAGAAGGTGCTCTCAGCTTCCGGGAGCCGCACCGCGCATGCTCCGCACTGATAGGCGGGCACCGTGTAGGCGGGGCAACTCTGCGTCTGCGCATTACTGCCCTTCTGTTGGGGATAGGCCGTATTTGCCCACGCGGAGCATTCTGGGCAGTATAGGCTGTCATTTATAAGTCGGAGAATGGACGGGCAGTTCATGTTTCATACTCAGAAAAATAAAAtggtataaaacagtgaacatataTTAACGTAACCACTAGGTGCTGCATCAGTGGCACATTCGCAAATGCTAAtcgactgaaacatcactgtctgcgacgtctgtggcagctgccaggaataaagatagcgctgctcaatttgacacaaaacacgaattaaatccaaaccgcctcaatggtcgcattcaggtccctgctccctcccgcgatcGCAGCTTCAATCGCCCCCTTCAGTTCCCCgctcaatcaccgcttctcttccccgctccgtcCGCCGTCTGTCTGCTCGCCATTCCCGAATACTTGCCGCTCCCTTCCGGCGCTCGTATTGGGAGGTTCAATGGCGGAGCTTCAACCCAACATTCTCGGCGATGGAAAAAAGTTCCCTATTCACAGCACAGGAATCCAGTGCGCAGGCGCTGTGGGATAGTGTTTGAGGCATGCGCAGTGCCGAAATTCTTTTCGCGCAAACGCAATACCCAGCAGTGTTTGGAGCATGCGCATTGCAAGTGATGGCGGCGGACAGGAGCTTATGAATCGTATCtgaggatatcagggcaggtatatACACTgcttcccccttttcctcctgggatgtttcaCTGGAGTCGTGTTGGTGAGTGCTTCTAAACtccgtctccctatcccggtaatgtaggttgctgtgagtgttggattatattgcctgtcctcattcttcctccgTTTCACACTccaagttccaggctgcaggctctgGCGGCTCCAtgtgcctgaaacgttaactctgtttctctctccacagatactgcctgacctgctgagtattttctatattttctccttttatttcagatttccagcatccacagtatttcggttttattttaatgcaagcattgctcacagaactgagtcgagaaacacagacgGATCAGTTAAGAGCCGGTTTGTATcggggtgggtgttggatgtggatGTCGGTCCCTGACCTCCTGTGTAGGTCTTTTTTCTTGTatctggagtggagatggaggagcagctgCTGGCCTTTGAGCCCAGTCAGGCCCAGCAATTACCAATGTGTGACTATCAAGGGAGGAGAGGCTGTTAAATAGACACCGATCACTCAATGTGAAAGAGTTAAagtaacaagtatttctgtagaTGCTTTTTAATCCATTTGACATATACAGATATTTTTACTTCATtgttgggatatgggcgtcactagccCATATATTGCTAATCCCCAACTGCCCATTGAGGTGGTGatggtgggccgccttcttgaactgctgcagtctgtgtagtgaaggtgctcccacaataggaaggagttacaggattttcacccaatgATGTCaagttaacaacaacttgtatttatgcagcacctttaatgtaataacatgttccaaggcgtttcacagtagtgttataaaacaacatttgacacagccacagaaggagataatagggcagttgaccaaaagcttgattaaagaggtgggttttaagaagtgCCTGAATCACGGAAGGTgaggcagagaggattagggagggatttccaaagcttacagcctgggcagctgaaggcacggccaccagtggtggagcaatgaaaatcagggatgctgaagttgccagaattagatgatccctgatctctcggagggttgtagggctggaggagattatagagatggtgagggaatggagggatttgaaaacaaggatgaggattttaaaatggagttgctgcttaactgggagcctgttaggccagcgagcacagtggtgatgggtgaacaggactgggtctgagtaaggacacaggcagcagagttttggatgatttcaagtttacagagggtagaatgtgggaggccggccaggagtgtgttagaatagtcaagttgagaggtaacagaTGCATGGATaaaagtttcagaggcagatgagctgaggcagtggcgaagtctggcaatgttactgaggtggaaataagtggtctgAGTGATCGCACCAATATGCagacggaagctcatcttggggtcaaatctgacaccaaggttatgaatggtctggtttagcctcagacagtttccagggagagggatagatttGGTGGATAGGGAGTGGAGTTTGAAGCGGGAAATGAAGATAATGGCTTCAGACTTCAcagcatttaattggaggaaagttctattcatccagtactggctgtcagacaagtcaggatggtgtgtgacttggaggtgatggtgttcacatacacctgctgccctggtccttcaagatgatggaagttgaggctttggaaggtactgtcgaatttCTGGTCGAGTTGTAAATATATAAAATTCCTCTCCTCTTCCTGCCACTCTCACTTCgccctccctctctccagagcatcttgtgtaggtccagactgggtgacAGGTTCCTTCCctgagtgaaccagttggggttgtacctCAATCCagtagctttcatggtcactttttcctcgtGTCGGCCCCATAAATtatcagattcattcagctccatttcacaacctgcctttgttttTGTAGGTTCTcgcaaacacttttttttttccttgtgaaatcaatttcacaggggttttgaaggggaggaattgcagccgtgAAATGGAAAGCAAACGTCAGATCGTgatctgaaggagtcgcccaatTTATCGTAACCTGAATATCACCagattttgaacatggaaggaaaaagcaccgatcacagtggggagaaactgtacacgtgttctgtgtgtggacgaggtttcagccgatcatctggcctgtcgaaacaCAAGCGCAGTCACACTAGGAAACAACCACGTAAATACggggactgtggaaagggattgaattatTCAATTGAACTAGAAACTCATCCACGTAGTCACAcccgggagaggccattcacctgctccaagtgtgggaagggattcactcaatcatcccacctgctgagacatcagcgagttcacactggggagagaccttttaaatgtccagactgtgggaattgctataaatgtttggctgaactgatgtcccatcaacgtgttcacactgacgagagatcTTTTAAATGTCaagactgtgggaattgctataaaagttctgctgaactgatgtcccatcaacgtgttcacactgacgagagaccattcAGGTGTTCTCACTGCGGGACGAGGTTCAAGCGATCATCtgatctcactgtacaccagcgcactcacaccggggagaggccattcacttgcttcgtatgtgggaagggattcactcgatcatccaacctgctgacacaccagcgagttcacactggggagaggccattcatctgctcagagtgtgggaagggattcactcagttatccagcCTTGTGACACACCAGCGAGTGCATGCTggtgagaggccgttcacctgctctgagtgtgggaagggattcactcgatcatccaacctgctgacacaccagcgagttcacactggggagaggccattcatctgctcagagtgtgggaagggattcactcagttatccagccttgtgacacaccagcgagttcacactggggagagaccgttcacctgctcagagtgtgggaaaggattcactcagttatccagcCTTGtggtacaccagcgagttcacactggggagaggctgttcacctgctcagagtgtgggaagggattcacgcaGTCATCCAGCCTTGTGGCACACCAGCGACTTCAcagtggggagaggccgttcacctgctcagagtgtgggaagggattcactcagttatccaacctgctgaaacaccagcgaagtCATAAGTAACTCAGAGAAATTCTGCCAAATAGCAATTTCCGACATTGGGGTTTCagaaatccaccattggcttctctCTTTCAAAACAAAAGATCGGCTTTGAAAAAAATTGCTGACAGTTCtgacatttttatttttaaagCCACGCAACCACAAAGCTGCCTGGtggtctttttacctgtttttTAAGTCATCTTTATTTTTTATAGTCTTCTACTTTGATGGAAATGAACTTcaaccaggaaagcaagtgggtggaactgcatactccttcacaacctcagtgtgtcagtcttctgtaaatggccaaaaaggTGTGTGTAAACatagaccaattcccaatgtttgtttttgccttcatgggatatcttagcagagagcacctgagaactgacacagctcatttgacatggtttaaaattaatggtgcaggatcagtagctggcaagtcgctggtctgcagcaaaaacattggtctgtcaataggaatttgaaacttgcttccgtttacacagcagtgtgtgtctgaagtaatttctgataaccctgcacaaactggttactgcaAGTGAacatcctgcagtgagcatgagctgTATAAACTGAATATGTCCTGCGCTTTGTGGCAACTGAAGTGATtgggaatttccacttatcggtttgctcaggtgtatggctgaattccattcattgttcatctccactttcactgtccactgccccagtcacactgtaaaccttgagtcagtgtgaagctgtcttttgcacCATAGTGATGCAAGGAATGGAGTATAACTCAGGCCatcttttttcagtgtgtggtttccCATTGCTAAAGATTATCTGGACaaggctgtcctgcaccacaagtgctgtgcattggctacagtgcaactatcctgtgagctctctgcactcactataaatggtcactgggcttctgaggctgatggcacaatactctgtacatgtatgaatatgtatatacagagtgctgcctttttccaagccaacacaatagttatgattttcagctcaccttgctgttaaatgcagctacCACTTcaccaattgatgcagtagaacaggagccagaagtgttcatcactgttgggatatacagctgtccattggacctgctgcattgtcacagggccattaccagacttttgagcctgatttggggatgatgcaacttgttactgtagaggtcatcatcggctgtccctcgattcgaggatgacgcaaggttctgccatgggtcttcaggtcactgaacaggccaattcccgacctgcagatctttgggcacatggggcaggacgtcccaccaggtagtgggacccggagtgcaggat
This genomic window from Heterodontus francisci isolate sHetFra1 chromosome 34, sHetFra1.hap1, whole genome shotgun sequence contains:
- the LOC137349183 gene encoding zinc finger protein 850-like isoform X2 encodes the protein MEGKSTDHSGEKLYTCSVCGRGFSRSSGLSKHKRSHTRKQPRKYGDCGKGLNYSIELETHPRSHTRERPFTCSKCGKGFTQSSHLLRHQRVHTGERPFKCPDCGNCYKCLAELMSHQRVHTDERSFKCQDCGNCYKSSAELMSHQRVHTDERPFRCSHCGTRFKRSSDLTVHQRTHTGERPFTCFVCGKGFTRSSNLLTHQRVHTGERPFICSECGKGFTQLSSLVTHQRVHAGERPFTCSECGKGFTRSSNLLTHQRVHTGERPFICSECGKGFTQLSSLVTHQRVHTGERPFTCSECGKGFTQLSSLVVHQRVHTGERLFTCSECGKGFTQSSSLVAHQRLHSGERPFTCSECGKGFTQLSNLLKHQRSHNHTMEKPFICSECGKGFTRSSSLLTHQRAHTGERPFTPFTCSECGKGFTQSSSLLTHQRVHTGERPFTCSECGKGFTQSSSLLNHQRVHTGERPFTCSDCGKGFTQLSHLLTHQRVHTGERPFTCSECGKGFTQSSALLTHQRVHTGERPFSCSECGMGFTTPSQRLKHQRVHTGERPFTCSECGKGFTTSSDLLTHQRVHTGERPFTCSECGKGFTQSSQLLRHQRVHTEERPFTCSECGKRFTQSSHLLTHQRVHTGERPFTCSECGKGFTQSSHLLTHQRVHTGERPFTCSECGKRFTQSSTLLTHQRVHK